One stretch of Caldinitratiruptor microaerophilus DNA includes these proteins:
- a CDS encoding L-threonylcarbamoyladenylate synthase, translated as METRVLRLDPRQPDPDALREAGDVIRRGGLVAFPTETVYGLGASALDPAAVERVFRAKGRPADNPLIVHVASPAEAEALWAEVTPAARELMQRFWPGPLTLALPRRPHVPDVVTAGLPTVGVRMPDHPVALGLIRAAGVPIAAPSANLSGRPSPTRAEHVIEDLGGRIDLVLDAGETGVGVESTFLDLSVDPPVLYRPGGVTPGAICAVIGPIQIDPSVHGAEAGEAPRSPGQKYAHYAPRAQVIVVDGPLRDVQRKINDLAYEFMQEGRTVGVLATAESRGTYQVPVVLEVGSRKNLEMVASSLFATLRAFDRHGVDVVLAEGFPEEGLGLAIMNRLRRAAAGRVIEL; from the coding sequence CTGGAGACGCGCGTGCTCAGGCTGGACCCGCGGCAGCCGGATCCGGACGCCCTCCGTGAGGCCGGCGACGTCATCCGGCGGGGCGGGCTGGTGGCCTTCCCCACCGAGACCGTGTACGGCCTCGGCGCCAGCGCCCTCGACCCCGCCGCGGTGGAGCGCGTCTTCCGCGCGAAGGGCCGGCCGGCCGACAACCCGCTCATCGTCCACGTGGCGTCCCCGGCTGAGGCCGAGGCGCTGTGGGCCGAGGTCACCCCGGCCGCGCGGGAGCTCATGCAGCGGTTCTGGCCGGGTCCGCTCACGCTGGCCCTGCCCCGCCGGCCTCACGTTCCGGACGTGGTGACGGCGGGGCTGCCGACCGTCGGGGTGCGGATGCCCGACCACCCGGTCGCGCTCGGCCTCATCCGGGCCGCGGGGGTGCCGATCGCCGCCCCGTCGGCCAACCTCTCGGGCCGCCCGAGCCCGACCCGGGCCGAGCACGTGATCGAGGACCTGGGCGGCCGCATCGACCTGGTCCTGGACGCGGGCGAAACCGGAGTCGGGGTGGAGTCCACCTTCCTCGATCTTTCCGTCGACCCGCCGGTGCTGTACCGCCCCGGCGGGGTGACCCCCGGCGCGATCTGCGCCGTCATCGGCCCGATCCAGATCGACCCGTCGGTCCACGGGGCCGAGGCTGGCGAGGCGCCCCGCTCGCCCGGACAGAAGTACGCGCACTACGCGCCCCGGGCCCAGGTGATCGTGGTCGACGGCCCGCTGCGGGACGTCCAGCGGAAGATCAACGATCTGGCCTACGAGTTCATGCAGGAGGGGCGCACGGTGGGGGTGCTGGCGACCGCGGAGAGCCGCGGGACCTACCAGGTGCCCGTCGTGCTCGAGGTCGGGAGCCGCAAGAACCTGGAGATGGTGGCCAGCAGCCTTTTCGCCACCCTACGGGCGTTCGACCGCCACGGGGTCGACGTGGTGCTGGCCGAGGGGTTCCCGGAGGAAGGGCTCGGCCTGGCGATCATGAACCGCCTGCGCCGTGCGGCAGCGGGGCGGGTGATCGAGCTGTGA
- the rpiB gene encoding ribose 5-phosphate isomerase B produces MIIAVGCDHGGFDLKEAVIEVLRQEGHEVRDFGTMSRESVDYPDFARAVAAAVAAGEADLGVLMCGTGIGVSITANKVPGIRAALCAEPYSARMARQHNDANVLCMGARVVGPGLAQDIVRAFLTARFEGGRHARRVGKIRAIELEFAPPPPGGRVTGG; encoded by the coding sequence ATGATCATCGCGGTGGGGTGCGACCACGGCGGTTTCGACCTGAAGGAGGCGGTGATCGAGGTCCTGCGCCAGGAAGGGCACGAGGTGCGCGACTTCGGGACCATGAGCCGGGAGTCGGTCGACTACCCGGACTTCGCCCGCGCCGTGGCCGCCGCGGTCGCGGCCGGGGAAGCCGATCTGGGCGTGCTCATGTGCGGCACCGGGATCGGCGTGTCGATCACGGCCAACAAGGTCCCGGGGATTCGCGCCGCCCTGTGCGCCGAGCCTTACTCCGCCCGCATGGCGCGCCAGCACAACGACGCCAACGTGCTCTGCATGGGGGCCCGCGTGGTGGGGCCCGGGCTGGCGCAGGACATCGTCCGGGCCTTCCTGACCGCGCGTTTCGAGGGCGGCCGCCACGCCCGGCGCGTGGGCAAGATCCGGGCGATCGAGCTCGAGTTCGCCCCCCCGCCTCCGGGTGGCCGGGTCACCGGGGGGTGA
- a CDS encoding deoxycytidylate deaminase gives MSHRRPTWDEYFVEMARLAATRATCPRRRVGAVLVRDARVIATGYNGAVRGAPHCDDVGCLLDNGHCKRTVHAELNALLQCALNGVSSRGSTLYTTDFPCVDCAKALVQAGVERVIYLADYPDPNSAGVLRAGGVELYRAVPVEEPPGDAEAAATRVVLDDGDLPFARFVPARAGYRLVRDPRGA, from the coding sequence ATGTCGCACCGCCGCCCCACGTGGGACGAGTACTTCGTGGAGATGGCCCGGCTGGCCGCCACCCGGGCGACCTGCCCGCGCCGGCGTGTCGGCGCGGTGCTCGTGCGTGACGCGCGCGTGATCGCCACGGGCTACAACGGCGCCGTGCGGGGGGCGCCGCACTGCGACGACGTGGGCTGCCTTCTCGACAACGGTCACTGCAAGCGCACCGTCCACGCCGAGCTGAACGCCCTTCTCCAGTGCGCCCTGAACGGCGTCAGCAGCCGGGGCAGCACCCTCTACACCACCGACTTCCCCTGCGTGGACTGCGCCAAGGCCCTGGTGCAGGCCGGCGTGGAGCGGGTCATCTACCTGGCCGATTACCCCGACCCGAACTCCGCCGGCGTCCTGCGGGCCGGCGGGGTCGAGCTGTACCGGGCGGTCCCGGTGGAGGAGCCTCCGGGCGATGCCGAGGCCGCCGCGACCCGCGTCGTGCTGGATGACGGCGACCTCCCCTTCGCCCGTTTCGTCCCGGCACGGGCCGGCTACCGGCTGGTCCGCGACCCCCGCGGAGCCTGA
- a CDS encoding MazG nucleotide pyrophosphohydrolase domain-containing protein, whose amino-acid sequence MSESKSLSLPKLDRILKNVTVESTALKLMEEAGELGAAISRLRGAAGIQTPPGATPQDLLREVALELLDVAQTAVTMMFVLEDEYGLDTRSVLAEHIEKLTRKGYLTPLPRQADPAGGQRDREPRGAL is encoded by the coding sequence TTGTCCGAGTCGAAGTCCCTGTCCCTCCCCAAGCTCGACCGAATCCTGAAGAACGTCACCGTCGAGTCCACGGCCCTCAAGCTCATGGAGGAGGCCGGCGAGCTGGGGGCCGCCATCAGCCGGCTGAGGGGTGCCGCCGGCATCCAGACGCCCCCCGGCGCCACGCCCCAGGACCTCCTGCGCGAGGTCGCCCTGGAGCTCCTGGACGTGGCGCAGACCGCCGTCACCATGATGTTCGTCCTGGAGGACGAGTACGGCCTGGACACGCGCTCGGTGCTCGCCGAGCACATCGAGAAGCTCACCCGCAAGGGCTATCTGACCCCGCTTCCCCGGCAGGCCGACCCGGCCGGCGGGCAGCGGGACCGGGAACCGCGGGGTGCGCTTTGA
- a CDS encoding low molecular weight protein arginine phosphatase, whose amino-acid sequence MSADRPPRILLVCTGNTCRSPMAAGLMRRAAERRGIELEVASAGTAAAPDAPAAPEAVAALLEKGVDLSSHRARRLEAPDVEAADLVLTMTAAHRDRVLELAPGARDRVHTLSEYATGEASDIPDPLGAGLERYRETAQVLERLVEAALDRYLQERGRPS is encoded by the coding sequence GTGAGTGCGGACCGGCCCCCGCGCATCCTCCTGGTGTGCACCGGGAACACCTGCCGCAGTCCGATGGCCGCCGGGCTCATGCGGCGGGCCGCCGAACGGCGTGGGATCGAGCTCGAGGTCGCCTCCGCCGGCACCGCGGCCGCCCCCGACGCCCCTGCGGCTCCCGAGGCCGTGGCGGCGCTGCTCGAGAAGGGGGTCGACCTCTCCTCCCACCGCGCCCGCCGCCTGGAGGCGCCGGACGTGGAGGCGGCCGACCTGGTGCTGACCATGACCGCGGCGCACCGCGACAGGGTGCTGGAGCTGGCGCCCGGCGCCCGGGACCGGGTGCACACGCTGTCCGAGTATGCGACCGGCGAGGCGTCGGACATCCCCGATCCCCTCGGAGCGGGGCTCGAACGCTACCGGGAGACGGCCCAGGTGCTGGAGCGACTGGTGGAAGCTGCACTCGACCGTTACCTGCAGGAAAGGGGCCGCCCGTCATGA
- a CDS encoding AtpZ/AtpI family protein, giving the protein MPERPRRSNWSPYLSLAADFGYMLLAAVVLLGGGGYWVDRARGAEVPWFGLTGVLLALAVSFQSLFRGLARLERAERERRAKAREPSRGGPEEGPR; this is encoded by the coding sequence TTGCCCGAACGCCCCCGACGCTCCAACTGGTCCCCGTACCTCAGCCTGGCGGCCGATTTCGGCTACATGCTCCTGGCAGCGGTGGTTCTCCTGGGGGGCGGCGGGTACTGGGTGGATCGGGCCCGGGGAGCCGAAGTCCCCTGGTTTGGCCTGACCGGCGTGCTGCTCGCGCTGGCCGTATCCTTCCAGAGCCTCTTCCGCGGGCTTGCCCGCCTGGAGCGCGCGGAGCGGGAGAGGAGGGCGAAGGCCAGGGAGCCCTCCCGGGGTGGTCCCGAAGAGGGACCCCGCTAG
- a CDS encoding ATP synthase F0 subunit C, producing the protein MVGAWIAFAAALSIALAALGATFAQGKATAAAMDAIWRQPEAAGDVRGALIIALALMEAVAIYGLLVGILLWLRIPAA; encoded by the coding sequence ATGGTCGGAGCCTGGATTGCGTTCGCAGCTGCCCTCTCCATCGCCCTCGCGGCCCTCGGTGCGACCTTTGCCCAGGGCAAGGCGACCGCGGCCGCCATGGATGCGATCTGGCGGCAGCCGGAGGCCGCAGGTGACGTCCGGGGGGCCCTGATCATCGCCCTCGCCCTCATGGAGGCCGTCGCCATCTACGGCCTGCTCGTGGGGATCCTGCTCTGGCTGCGCATTCCCGCGGCCTAG
- the upp gene encoding uracil phosphoribosyltransferase, with the protein MGRVVVIDHPLVQHKLTIMRDVNTGPKDFRELLEEISMLMAYEITRDLPTEEVEVTTPLARGRFRMLAGKKIGLVPILRAGLGMVNGVLRLIPAARVGHVGLYRDPETHLPVEYYCKLPPDVNEREIIVLDPMLATGGSAVAAIDFLKERGARQIKLMALVAAPEGVRRVQERHADVDIYVAAIDSHLDEHAYIVPGLGDAGDRLYGTK; encoded by the coding sequence TTGGGACGGGTCGTCGTCATCGATCACCCGCTGGTCCAGCACAAGCTGACCATCATGCGGGACGTGAACACGGGTCCGAAGGACTTCCGGGAACTGCTCGAGGAGATCTCGATGCTCATGGCCTACGAGATCACCCGCGACCTCCCCACCGAGGAGGTGGAGGTGACCACTCCCCTCGCGCGGGGCCGGTTCCGGATGCTGGCCGGGAAGAAGATCGGCCTCGTCCCGATCCTCCGGGCGGGGCTCGGGATGGTGAACGGGGTCCTGCGCCTGATCCCGGCGGCCCGGGTGGGGCACGTGGGCCTGTACCGCGATCCGGAGACGCACCTTCCCGTCGAGTACTACTGCAAGCTCCCGCCGGACGTGAACGAGCGCGAGATCATCGTGCTCGACCCCATGCTGGCGACGGGCGGCAGCGCCGTGGCGGCCATCGACTTCCTCAAGGAGCGGGGGGCGCGGCAGATCAAGCTGATGGCGCTGGTGGCCGCGCCGGAGGGCGTCCGGCGGGTGCAGGAGCGCCACGCGGACGTGGACATCTACGTGGCCGCGATCGACTCCCACCTGGACGAGCACGCCTACATCGTGCCGGGCCTCGGAGACGCCGGGGACCGGCTGTACGGCACGAAGTAG
- the atpF gene encoding F0F1 ATP synthase subunit B — protein MAPADFLFTLAAETAAEAGHGAGGLNPFPQLNHLIWTVVNFLVLLWLLNKYLYKPLLKVVADREQEIENNLKRAAADRAEAERLRHEFAEQVQGAQRQAQAIIAEATRGAQAEADRILNEAREKAAAELSRAQEAIQVEKERALAELRAEVASLAVAVAGRVIERSLTDEDHTRLAQKFVEEVGKN, from the coding sequence TTGGCTCCCGCAGACTTCCTGTTCACGCTCGCCGCGGAGACCGCGGCCGAGGCCGGCCACGGAGCAGGCGGGCTGAACCCGTTTCCTCAGCTGAACCACCTGATCTGGACCGTCGTCAACTTCCTCGTCCTTCTCTGGCTGCTGAACAAATATCTGTACAAGCCCCTGCTGAAGGTCGTCGCCGACCGCGAACAGGAAATCGAGAACAACCTCAAGCGTGCCGCGGCCGACCGGGCGGAGGCCGAGCGGCTGCGGCACGAGTTCGCCGAGCAGGTACAGGGCGCCCAGCGGCAGGCCCAGGCGATCATCGCCGAGGCCACCCGGGGGGCTCAGGCCGAGGCCGACCGGATCCTGAACGAGGCGCGGGAGAAGGCGGCGGCGGAACTGAGCCGGGCACAGGAGGCCATCCAGGTCGAGAAGGAGCGGGCCCTGGCCGAGCTCCGCGCCGAGGTCGCCTCGCTCGCCGTGGCGGTGGCGGGCCGGGTCATCGAGCGCTCCCTCACCGACGAGGATCACACCCGGCTGGCCCAGAAGTTCGTGGAAGAGGTAGGGAAGAACTGA
- a CDS encoding MraY family glycosyltransferase: protein MHGGLLGFLLATVLALVLTPLARKLALRTGCLDPVVSRSVHREPTPYLGGLAIFAAFVLAVLAVARPLDRGELGILVGGSLAFAVGLVDDLRRRAGGLSARVKFLLQIAAAAVTVVGFDLRIDWIQNFFTSRPGDYIFFGWLAVPLTVLWLVSFTNVINLADGLDGLAAGISTIGALTLVAVALGQGQREATLLAAALAGAAVGFLRYNFNPARIFMGDAGAMFLGFTLGAVAVYGVLKSALAVGVLVPIVALGLPIADTALAILRRVLGHRPVGEPDRDHLHHRLLRLGLSQRAAVLLLWTVSGALALTAVTASELAQDRALAVMAAVSLGLLYGGARTGLLTLGGGTHRSAGGEGRREAGR from the coding sequence ATGCACGGTGGCCTTCTCGGCTTTCTTCTCGCCACGGTCCTCGCTCTCGTCCTGACGCCGCTCGCCCGCAAGCTGGCCCTGCGCACGGGTTGCCTCGACCCGGTGGTGTCCCGCAGCGTCCACCGGGAGCCCACGCCCTACCTGGGCGGCCTGGCGATCTTCGCCGCATTCGTGCTCGCGGTCCTGGCAGTGGCCCGGCCGCTCGACCGCGGGGAACTGGGCATCCTGGTCGGTGGGAGCCTCGCCTTCGCCGTCGGCCTCGTGGACGACCTTCGCCGGCGCGCCGGCGGCCTGAGCGCCCGGGTGAAGTTCCTCCTCCAGATTGCGGCAGCGGCGGTCACGGTGGTGGGTTTTGACCTGCGGATCGACTGGATCCAGAACTTCTTCACCTCCCGGCCGGGAGACTACATCTTCTTCGGCTGGCTGGCCGTGCCCCTCACGGTGCTCTGGCTCGTGAGCTTCACGAACGTCATCAACCTTGCGGACGGGCTGGACGGGCTTGCCGCGGGCATCTCGACGATCGGCGCCCTCACGCTGGTGGCGGTGGCGCTGGGGCAGGGCCAGCGGGAGGCGACCCTCCTCGCCGCCGCACTGGCGGGGGCAGCCGTGGGGTTCCTGCGCTACAACTTCAACCCGGCCCGCATCTTCATGGGCGACGCCGGCGCCATGTTCCTGGGCTTCACCCTCGGCGCCGTCGCCGTGTACGGGGTGCTCAAGAGCGCGCTCGCCGTGGGGGTGCTGGTGCCGATCGTCGCCCTGGGCCTGCCCATCGCCGACACGGCGCTGGCGATCCTGCGCCGGGTCCTGGGGCACCGGCCCGTCGGGGAGCCTGACCGGGACCACCTGCACCACCGGCTCCTGCGGCTCGGCCTGAGCCAGCGCGCGGCGGTCCTCCTGCTGTGGACGGTCTCCGGGGCCCTGGCGCTCACCGCCGTGACCGCCTCGGAACTCGCCCAGGACCGGGCCCTCGCGGTCATGGCCGCCGTGAGCCTGGGCCTCCTGTACGGCGGCGCGCGGACCGGCCTTCTCACGCTCGGCGGCGGGACGCACCGCTCCGCCGGCGGGGAGGGACGCCGGGAGGCGGGGCGGTGA
- a CDS encoding TIGR01440 family protein produces MSEERTDLPPEELLATVREQVRQAALELVDVAGLRSGQILVVGCSTSEVAGRRIGTAGSRAIADAVYGPLAEVTGARGIFLACQACEHLNRALVVSRACAERYGLEEVTVVPVPRAGGAFAARAFAEPDAVVVEDLRGQGHAGLDIGQTLIGMHLRRVAVPVRLSLRTIGEAVLTAARTRPKLIGGERAVYRREG; encoded by the coding sequence GTGTCCGAGGAACGCACCGACCTGCCTCCGGAGGAGCTTCTCGCGACCGTGCGGGAGCAGGTCCGGCAGGCCGCCCTGGAGCTGGTCGACGTGGCGGGGCTCCGGAGCGGCCAGATCCTGGTGGTGGGGTGTTCCACCAGCGAGGTGGCCGGCCGGCGCATCGGCACGGCAGGCTCCCGCGCGATCGCCGACGCCGTGTACGGCCCCCTCGCCGAGGTGACGGGTGCACGCGGGATCTTCCTCGCCTGCCAGGCGTGCGAGCACCTGAACCGGGCGCTGGTGGTGAGCCGGGCGTGCGCGGAGCGCTACGGCCTGGAGGAGGTCACGGTGGTCCCCGTCCCCCGGGCGGGGGGTGCCTTCGCCGCCCGGGCATTCGCCGAGCCCGACGCCGTGGTGGTCGAGGACCTGCGCGGCCAGGGGCACGCCGGGCTTGACATCGGGCAGACGCTCATCGGGATGCACCTGAGGCGGGTGGCGGTTCCGGTGCGGCTCAGCCTGCGCACGATCGGCGAGGCCGTGCTGACCGCGGCGCGCACGCGGCCCAAGCTGATCGGCGGCGAACGCGCCGTGTACCGCCGCGAGGGGTGA
- the atpH gene encoding ATP synthase F1 subunit delta, translating to MLGASLARRYARALFDLAREAGQVEEVGEALDRVLQTLAERRDLRALWEHQEVSARVKRSLVEEVLAAEAPALVRNFLSVLVTRRRERWLEAIRGEYERLADEALGRVEVEVRSAVPPTADVLGALEDRLGRRLGKQVRFRVRVEPELMGGLVVRVGDVLYDGSVRTRLARMRERLARAGAPPS from the coding sequence ATGCTGGGTGCCTCCCTGGCGAGGCGATACGCCCGGGCCCTCTTCGACCTGGCTCGGGAAGCCGGGCAGGTGGAGGAGGTCGGCGAGGCGCTGGACCGGGTTCTCCAGACCCTGGCGGAGCGACGGGACCTCCGGGCTCTGTGGGAGCACCAGGAGGTTTCGGCGCGGGTGAAGCGGTCGCTGGTCGAAGAGGTGCTGGCAGCCGAGGCCCCCGCCCTGGTCCGGAACTTCCTTTCTGTCCTGGTCACCCGGCGCCGGGAGCGCTGGCTGGAGGCCATCCGCGGCGAGTACGAGCGACTGGCGGACGAGGCCCTTGGCCGGGTGGAGGTCGAGGTGCGGTCCGCCGTGCCCCCGACCGCCGACGTCCTGGGCGCCCTGGAGGACCGCCTGGGCCGGAGGCTGGGCAAGCAGGTCCGGTTCCGGGTCCGGGTCGAGCCGGAGCTCATGGGCGGGCTCGTGGTCCGCGTGGGCGACGTGCTCTACGACGGCTCCGTCCGCACCCGGCTGGCCCGGATGCGGGAGCGGCTCGCCCGGGCCGGCGCCCCGCCGTCGTGA
- the wecB gene encoding non-hydrolyzing UDP-N-acetylglucosamine 2-epimerase: protein MRRKVLTIFGTRPEATKMAPVVQALRRRPEWFDVRVAVTGQHREQLDQVLAHFGIVPDHDLDIMQPRQTLSYIVTAALVGLEEVIRGERPDMVLVHGDTHTTLAGTLAAYYNQVPVGHVEAGLRTYNKYSPFPEEMNRRLTDAVADLLFAPTPANRENLLREGIDPSRIFVTGQTGVDATLITYREDYRFHEPRLREVDFGRWRVVAVTAHRRENWGEPMRQMFTAMRELVETHPDVLLVYPVHLGPAVREVAFPILSGHPRILLLDPIDYPDMINLLARSYLVLSDSGGLQEETPVFGRPLVLMRDTTERPEAVAAGTVVLAGTSREAVYAHAHRLLSDAEAYAAMARARNPFGDGRASERIAGILAHHFGLAPALPSEFAP, encoded by the coding sequence GTGAGGCGCAAGGTCCTGACGATCTTCGGGACCCGCCCGGAGGCCACGAAGATGGCGCCCGTGGTGCAGGCGCTCCGGCGGCGCCCCGAATGGTTCGACGTGCGGGTGGCCGTGACCGGCCAGCACCGGGAGCAGCTCGACCAGGTGCTGGCCCACTTCGGCATCGTCCCCGACCACGACCTGGACATCATGCAACCCCGCCAGACGCTGAGCTACATCGTGACCGCGGCGCTCGTGGGGCTGGAAGAGGTCATCCGGGGCGAGCGCCCGGACATGGTGCTCGTCCACGGCGACACCCACACGACCCTGGCCGGGACCCTGGCGGCGTATTACAACCAGGTGCCGGTCGGGCACGTCGAGGCCGGGCTGCGGACCTACAACAAGTACTCGCCGTTCCCGGAGGAGATGAACCGCCGCCTCACCGACGCGGTGGCGGACCTCCTCTTCGCACCCACGCCGGCGAACCGGGAGAACCTGCTGCGGGAGGGGATCGACCCGTCCCGCATCTTCGTGACCGGGCAGACGGGCGTGGACGCCACGCTCATCACGTACCGGGAGGACTACCGGTTCCACGAGCCCCGCCTGCGGGAAGTCGACTTCGGGCGCTGGCGCGTGGTCGCCGTCACCGCCCACCGGCGGGAGAACTGGGGCGAGCCCATGCGCCAGATGTTCACCGCCATGCGGGAGCTCGTAGAGACCCACCCGGACGTGCTCCTGGTCTACCCGGTGCACCTGGGGCCGGCGGTCCGGGAGGTGGCCTTCCCCATCCTCTCCGGGCACCCTCGGATCCTCCTGCTGGATCCCATCGACTACCCGGACATGATCAACCTGCTCGCCCGGTCGTACCTGGTGCTCAGCGACTCGGGCGGCCTGCAGGAGGAGACCCCCGTCTTCGGCCGGCCTCTGGTGCTCATGCGGGACACCACGGAGCGGCCCGAGGCGGTGGCGGCGGGCACCGTGGTGCTGGCGGGCACGAGCCGCGAGGCCGTCTACGCCCACGCGCACCGGCTTCTCTCGGACGCGGAGGCCTACGCGGCCATGGCACGGGCCCGCAACCCGTTCGGGGACGGGCGGGCTTCCGAGCGCATCGCCGGCATCCTGGCCCACCACTTCGGCCTGGCTCCGGCGCTTCCGTCCGAGTTCGCGCCGTGA
- the prmC gene encoding peptide chain release factor N(5)-glutamine methyltransferase: MTPVRVRDALRAASARLAAAGVGDPAREARWLLAHALGVPLSDPALLPDRPLPEEVAGAFWRAVERRAAREPLAYILGTQEFMGLTLRVTRDVLVPRADTAVLVEAAVEALREAFPGATELRVADVGTGSGCIAVAICRLLPQARVWATDVAPAALAVARENAASVGCAGRVTFLEGDLLDPLPPALRLHAIVSNPPYVAEDEWPGLMPEVREYEPRQALLAGPDGLAVIRRLVAGAPERLEPGGVLALEVGYRQAEAVLALLRARGLEAAARRDPAGHLRAVIGRLTGWPRRGPQPGGG, from the coding sequence GTGACGCCCGTGCGTGTCCGGGACGCCCTCCGGGCGGCCTCGGCGCGCCTTGCAGCGGCCGGGGTCGGGGACCCCGCGCGGGAGGCGCGCTGGCTGCTCGCCCACGCCCTCGGCGTGCCGCTGTCCGACCCGGCCCTCCTGCCCGACCGGCCCCTGCCGGAGGAGGTGGCCGGGGCGTTCTGGCGCGCCGTCGAGCGGCGGGCAGCGCGGGAGCCCCTCGCCTACATCCTGGGGACGCAGGAGTTCATGGGGCTCACGCTCCGGGTGACCCGGGACGTCCTCGTCCCCCGGGCGGATACCGCCGTCCTGGTCGAGGCCGCCGTGGAGGCCCTCCGGGAAGCCTTCCCCGGGGCGACCGAGCTGCGGGTGGCCGACGTGGGGACGGGCTCGGGGTGCATCGCCGTGGCGATCTGCCGGCTCCTCCCCCAGGCCCGCGTCTGGGCGACCGACGTCGCTCCCGCCGCCCTGGCCGTCGCGCGGGAAAACGCCGCCTCGGTGGGGTGCGCCGGCCGGGTGACCTTCCTGGAGGGCGACCTCCTGGACCCGCTGCCGCCCGCCCTGCGCCTGCACGCGATCGTGTCCAACCCGCCCTACGTGGCGGAGGACGAGTGGCCCGGGCTCATGCCCGAGGTCCGCGAGTACGAGCCGCGCCAGGCGCTCCTGGCCGGCCCGGACGGTCTCGCCGTGATCCGCCGCCTCGTGGCCGGGGCGCCGGAGCGCCTCGAGCCCGGCGGCGTCCTGGCCCTCGAGGTGGGATACCGGCAGGCGGAGGCCGTGCTGGCGCTCCTGCGCGCCCGGGGTCTGGAGGCGGCGGCACGCCGTGACCCGGCCGGCCACCTCCGGGCCGTGATCGGCCGCCTAACCGGGTGGCCCCGCCGTGGCCCGCAGCCGGGCGGCGGCTGA
- the atpB gene encoding F0F1 ATP synthase subunit A — protein sequence MTGLWTLGEAAGPAIEFHEPHMLVPALGIDNLVVGEWLVMGVLVLLAVLVNRAIRPVPRTRIQGFFEYALDFLEGWLAGFIGGRKEARKYLPLLATFFLFILLSNYSGLIPTAGQTWSFYPPTGKWGTTAGLGVVVMIAVQVISIRELGFGGWITHVLELHQGPLAILMGPLRILEEFVRPFSLSLRLFGNIFAEEVLLLIISTLAPYLAPIPIMGLSLLFGAIQAVVFTTLTAIYIGGVIEARAHLAHGDHGHGAHEAHAAAAH from the coding sequence TTGACCGGACTCTGGACCCTGGGGGAGGCCGCAGGTCCGGCGATCGAGTTTCACGAACCGCACATGTTGGTTCCCGCCCTGGGGATCGACAACCTGGTGGTCGGCGAGTGGCTGGTCATGGGCGTGCTGGTGCTCCTGGCCGTCCTCGTGAACCGGGCGATCCGCCCCGTCCCGCGCACCCGGATCCAGGGCTTCTTCGAGTACGCGCTGGACTTCCTGGAGGGCTGGCTCGCCGGGTTTATCGGAGGCCGCAAGGAGGCCCGCAAGTACCTGCCGCTCCTGGCCACCTTCTTCTTGTTCATCTTGCTCAGCAACTACTCGGGCCTCATCCCCACGGCCGGGCAGACGTGGTCCTTCTACCCGCCCACCGGCAAGTGGGGCACCACCGCCGGCCTGGGCGTCGTGGTGATGATCGCCGTCCAGGTGATCTCGATCCGCGAGCTCGGCTTCGGCGGCTGGATCACGCACGTCCTGGAGCTGCACCAGGGCCCCCTGGCCATCCTGATGGGCCCGCTCCGCATCCTCGAGGAGTTCGTGCGTCCCTTCTCGCTGAGCCTCCGACTCTTCGGCAACATCTTCGCCGAGGAGGTCCTCCTCCTCATCATCTCGACCCTGGCGCCCTACCTCGCCCCGATCCCGATCATGGGCCTGAGCCTGCTCTTCGGGGCGATCCAGGCGGTGGTGTTCACCACGCTCACCGCCATCTACATCGGCGGCGTCATCGAGGCCAGGGCGCACCTGGCGCACGGCGACCACGGCCACGGCGCCCACGAGGCCCACGCGGCCGCCGCCCACTGA